One Effusibacillus pohliae DSM 22757 DNA segment encodes these proteins:
- a CDS encoding TIGR00282 family metallophosphoesterase, with protein MRILFLGDIVGQPGRSIVAARLPGLLEQYRPDLIIANAENVANGRGITPKLAEQLFDAQIDILTMGNHVWDNREIFGYIEHDRRIVRPANFPPGVPGIGYTLVKIGVLQVAVVNLIGRVFMGDYDSPFAAIDRILAEIEPRTKHVFVDFHAEATSEKLAFAHYVDGRVSAVIGTHTHVQTADEQILPGGTAYLTDVGMCGPVNGIIGIKKEQVLQRFLTQMPVRFDVETGPAMLNAVVVDLTDKGTASSVTRISLR; from the coding sequence GTGAGAATTTTGTTTCTCGGAGATATCGTCGGGCAGCCGGGGCGTTCGATCGTCGCCGCCCGATTGCCCGGATTGCTGGAACAATACCGCCCTGACCTGATCATCGCGAACGCGGAAAATGTGGCCAACGGCCGCGGAATTACGCCGAAGCTGGCGGAGCAGTTGTTTGATGCGCAGATCGATATTTTGACGATGGGCAACCACGTTTGGGACAACCGGGAGATTTTCGGGTACATTGAGCATGACAGGCGGATCGTGCGGCCGGCCAATTTTCCGCCGGGGGTTCCCGGCATCGGCTATACACTGGTGAAGATCGGGGTGCTGCAAGTGGCGGTCGTCAATCTGATCGGACGGGTGTTTATGGGGGATTACGATTCTCCGTTTGCCGCGATCGACCGCATTTTGGCGGAGATTGAACCGCGAACGAAACATGTGTTTGTCGATTTCCATGCGGAGGCGACCTCGGAAAAATTGGCGTTCGCCCATTACGTCGATGGACGCGTCTCGGCCGTGATCGGTACGCATACGCATGTGCAGACGGCGGATGAACAGATTTTGCCGGGCGGCACTGCCTATTTGACGGATGTCGGGATGTGCGGCCCTGTCAACGGCATCATCGGCATCAAAAAGGAGCAGGTGCTGCAGCGGTTTCTCACCCAGATGCCGGTCCGGTTTGATGTGGAAACGGGGCCTGCCATGCTGAACGCGGTCGTGGTTGATCTCACTGACAAAGGGACGGCCTCTTCCGTCACCCGCATTTCGTTAAGGTAG